From the genome of Nocardia sp. NBC_01503, one region includes:
- a CDS encoding sulfatase family protein: MRIIYVDVDTLRADHTTPYGYHRPTTPNLQRLADKSVVFDRYYCSDSPCMPSRTALTSGQFGITNGVIGHFGQAAQFRLDAGHAPEPDRPMLGQALQFGGYYTAQVSVFAERHRAYYFHANFRESIRATSNWGDEDAADVNRAAIDWIRRHADEDNWYLHLTYWEPHTNYTQPVEWTEKMADSGPVQAWPDAETIAAHAEIYGPRSALDLNYSLGGDGGSPVPHNMPDAITSRADFEHLINGFDGSIAYWDNHFGQLMAALQELGIAEDTAVIVSADHGESFGENGSYAEHGLANEPTHRLPLVVYWPGLTDDLSAEQRRNDALLYNIDLAPTLCDLLGLRIPAGWQGESFAEALRGNTIDSRDYLVFGHGAHTYQRAVRTRDHLYIRTYHPGCFRAEWEQLFDVTADPHLTRDLLADEPELADAMRARLAQWWNTYAGHPGALPDPMQTTLQTGPTYYNDPVRYAQHLRDTGRAHLAKDLEERLHSLTIPVSWHAPDRPRVEALRNRWVQILSEPAPATR, encoded by the coding sequence ATGCGCATTATCTATGTCGACGTCGACACCCTTCGCGCCGATCACACCACCCCGTACGGCTACCACCGGCCGACAACGCCGAATCTGCAACGCCTGGCGGACAAGTCGGTGGTCTTCGACCGCTACTACTGCTCCGATTCGCCATGTATGCCCTCGCGGACGGCGCTGACCAGCGGGCAGTTCGGTATCACCAACGGTGTCATCGGCCATTTCGGCCAGGCGGCCCAGTTCCGCCTGGACGCGGGGCACGCCCCCGAACCCGATCGCCCGATGCTGGGCCAGGCGCTCCAGTTCGGCGGCTACTACACCGCGCAGGTTTCGGTCTTCGCCGAACGCCATCGCGCCTACTACTTTCACGCCAATTTCCGCGAATCCATTCGCGCGACCAGCAATTGGGGCGATGAGGACGCCGCCGACGTCAATCGCGCGGCGATCGACTGGATTCGCCGCCATGCCGACGAAGACAACTGGTATCTGCACTTGACCTACTGGGAGCCGCACACCAATTACACCCAGCCGGTCGAGTGGACCGAGAAGATGGCCGACTCCGGGCCGGTACAAGCCTGGCCCGACGCGGAAACCATTGCGGCGCACGCGGAAATCTACGGGCCACGCAGTGCCCTGGACCTCAATTACTCCCTGGGCGGGGACGGCGGTTCTCCGGTCCCGCACAATATGCCCGACGCGATCACCTCACGCGCGGACTTCGAGCACCTGATCAACGGGTTCGACGGCTCGATCGCATACTGGGACAACCATTTCGGCCAACTCATGGCGGCGCTGCAGGAGCTCGGCATCGCCGAGGACACGGCGGTCATCGTCAGCGCCGATCACGGAGAATCCTTCGGCGAGAACGGTTCCTACGCCGAACACGGCCTGGCCAACGAACCGACCCATCGACTACCGCTGGTCGTCTACTGGCCGGGCCTCACCGATGACCTGAGCGCAGAGCAGCGCCGCAATGACGCCCTGCTCTACAACATCGACCTCGCACCCACCCTGTGCGATCTGCTGGGCCTGCGCATCCCGGCGGGCTGGCAGGGGGAGTCCTTCGCGGAAGCCCTGCGCGGCAACACCATCGACTCGCGCGACTACCTGGTCTTCGGCCACGGTGCGCACACCTACCAACGCGCGGTCCGCACCCGAGACCACCTCTACATCCGCACCTATCACCCCGGCTGCTTCCGGGCCGAATGGGAGCAACTATTCGACGTCACCGCCGACCCTCACCTGACCCGCGACCTGCTCGCGGACGAACCCGAACTCGCCGACGCGATGCGCGCCCGCCTTGCCCAATGGTGGAACACCTACGCCGGACACCCCGGCGCACTGCCGGATCCGATGCAGACGACCCTGCAAACCGGCCCCACCTACTACAACGACCCGGTTCGATACGCCCAGCACCTGCGCGATACCGGCCGCGCCCACCTGGCGAAAGACCTGGAAGAGCGGCTCCATTCCCTCACGATCCCGGTCTCCTGGCACGCCCCCGACCGCCCACGCGTCGAAGCACTGCGCAACCGCTGGGTGCAGATACTCTCCGAGCCCGCCCCGGCCACTCGATAA
- a CDS encoding PadR family transcriptional regulator — MQLDYVILGALALGRYSGYDLRRWMEGSGRYIGYGVQLPQIYRRLGVLVDRGLVEFEVDPREGRPDAKVYSLTEAGRAALLEWARSPFEPSPRPMDPDFKLRFYFAGQLDREIAIDIVRTELEYRLKHDNLTAEAPSPTGYEAQIPDLDPEWARQIHIMGHEHGYASTAAYIAWLQLTLARLERGGAH, encoded by the coding sequence ATGCAGCTCGACTACGTGATCCTCGGCGCGCTCGCGCTGGGCCGCTACTCCGGCTACGACCTGCGCCGCTGGATGGAGGGCTCGGGCCGCTATATCGGCTACGGCGTTCAGCTGCCGCAGATCTACCGCCGCCTCGGCGTGCTCGTGGACCGCGGACTGGTCGAGTTCGAGGTCGATCCGCGCGAGGGTCGTCCCGACGCGAAGGTCTACTCGCTGACCGAGGCCGGGCGCGCCGCGCTGCTGGAGTGGGCGCGCTCGCCCTTCGAGCCGTCACCCCGGCCGATGGATCCGGATTTCAAGCTGCGCTTCTACTTCGCCGGGCAATTGGATCGCGAGATCGCGATCGATATCGTCCGCACCGAACTCGAATACCGCCTGAAGCACGACAATCTCACCGCCGAGGCGCCGAGTCCGACCGGGTACGAAGCGCAGATTCCGGACCTGGATCCGGAGTGGGCGCGTCAAATTCACATCATGGGCCATGAGCACGGCTACGCCTCCACCGCCGCCTACATCGCCTGGCTACAGCTCACCCTCGCTCGCTTGGAAAGGGGCGGCGCGCACTGA
- a CDS encoding formylglycine-generating enzyme family protein: MLLPVAPSTPGAAVADLDGMVALSGGEFLMGNAHDDGYRSDGEGPVRPVRLDPFHLDARAVDNRRFAAFVAATGYRTEAERLGWSYVFAGFLPADVRRRSQRPERTPWWCAVEGAVWDHPEGPGSALDGRADHPVVHVSWNDAHAYCAWAGKRLPTEAEWEYAARGGLAGARYPWGDELDPGGAYRCNIWRGSFPSKNTAADGYRGTAPVDAFAPNGFGLYNMTGNVWEWCADWWGTGHGADLAINPAGPPAGEAKLIRGGSHMCHDSYCFRYRVSARSANTPDSSSAHTGFRCAVSAAEPS, translated from the coding sequence ATGCTCCTGCCTGTCGCGCCATCGACGCCCGGTGCCGCGGTCGCCGATCTCGACGGCATGGTCGCCCTGTCGGGCGGTGAATTCCTGATGGGCAACGCACACGATGACGGGTATCGATCCGATGGTGAGGGGCCGGTCCGCCCCGTCCGGCTGGATCCGTTCCACCTCGATGCCCGCGCGGTCGACAATCGGCGGTTCGCGGCCTTCGTCGCGGCCACCGGATACCGCACCGAGGCCGAGCGTCTGGGCTGGTCATACGTTTTCGCGGGTTTCCTGCCCGCCGATGTCCGCCGCCGCTCGCAGCGGCCCGAACGCACCCCGTGGTGGTGTGCGGTCGAGGGTGCGGTCTGGGATCACCCGGAGGGGCCGGGCAGCGCATTGGACGGGCGTGCCGATCATCCGGTCGTGCACGTGTCCTGGAACGACGCCCACGCCTACTGTGCGTGGGCGGGCAAAAGGCTTCCGACGGAAGCGGAGTGGGAGTACGCGGCGCGCGGTGGCCTGGCCGGGGCGCGCTACCCCTGGGGCGATGAGCTCGACCCGGGCGGTGCGTACCGGTGCAATATCTGGCGTGGCAGTTTTCCCTCCAAGAACACCGCCGCCGACGGATACCGGGGCACCGCCCCGGTGGATGCCTTCGCGCCCAATGGATTCGGCCTGTACAACATGACCGGCAATGTGTGGGAGTGGTGTGCGGACTGGTGGGGGACCGGTCACGGTGCGGACCTGGCGATCAACCCCGCGGGCCCGCCCGCGGGGGAGGCCAAGCTGATCCGCGGCGGTTCGCATATGTGCCACGACTCGTACTGTTTCCGCTACCGGGTATCGGCTCGTTCGGCCAATACCCCCGACAGTTCGAGTGCGCACACCGGTTTCCGATGCGCGGTTTCGGCTGCGGAACCGTCTTGA
- a CDS encoding YidH family protein has product MVSHNPNPSPTAPEPIDYRFTLANERTFLAWIRTSLGLLAGAVAVHSLIEPIGGGPMLRLAVLVCVALALTLSLGAYRRWRMVERAMRAGRELPGPGSVPVLAAGTAVIAALSAAAVVLW; this is encoded by the coding sequence GTGGTATCGCACAATCCCAATCCGAGCCCGACCGCGCCGGAACCGATCGACTACCGATTCACCCTCGCCAACGAACGCACCTTCCTCGCCTGGATCCGAACCTCGCTCGGATTGCTCGCGGGCGCGGTCGCGGTGCACTCGCTCATCGAGCCGATCGGCGGCGGGCCCATGCTGCGGCTCGCGGTCCTGGTGTGCGTCGCACTCGCCTTGACGCTCTCGCTCGGCGCGTACCGGCGGTGGCGCATGGTCGAGCGGGCGATGCGCGCCGGACGGGAACTGCCCGGCCCCGGGTCGGTACCCGTACTCGCGGCCGGAACCGCCGTCATCGCCGCCCTGTCGGCGGCCGCCGTCGTGCTGTGGTGA
- a CDS encoding DUF202 domain-containing protein — protein MESPTATRDSGLATERTALAWRRTIASLCTATLLLAHQAVVTHSLGNTAAVSAAMVALLVVWVIGHKRNRHLRAGHTAPPATAIVATVCAVATVATVIAVTLSMSLLRW, from the coding sequence ATGGAATCGCCCACGGCGACGCGGGACAGCGGACTCGCCACCGAACGCACCGCCCTGGCATGGCGACGCACCATCGCTTCGCTGTGCACCGCGACGCTCCTGCTCGCCCACCAAGCCGTCGTGACGCACTCACTGGGAAACACCGCAGCCGTATCGGCCGCGATGGTCGCCCTCCTCGTGGTCTGGGTCATCGGCCATAAGCGCAATCGGCACTTGCGGGCCGGGCACACCGCGCCCCCCGCGACCGCGATCGTGGCCACCGTTTGCGCGGTGGCCACGGTCGCGACGGTCATTGCCGTGACGCTGTCGATGTCGTTACTTCGCTGGTGA
- a CDS encoding sulfatase-like hydrolase/transferase has translation MRAIMVMFDSLNRHLLPPYGGDWTHAPNFARLAERTATFDNCWAGSMPCMPARREIHTGRHNFLHRSWGPLEPFDDSMPEMLKQAGVYTHLASDHPHYWEDGGATYHGRYNSWEFFRGQEGDPWKGQVADPEIPEDLKRMRHTSYRQDWVNRQYMDTEARHPQTLTFDAGIEFLQTNSGQDRWFVQIETFDPHEPFYSHKQYKDLYPHDYDGPHFDWPDYKRVTETPEQTQHARFEYAALLSMCDHSLGRVLDLMDEHDMWQDTMLIVNTDHGLLLGEKSWWGKSVMPWYNELVHLPLFVWDPRAADAAGQRRESLVQTIDLAPTLLEFFGVERTGDMRGEPLPVAADTHAREAGLFGIHGGHVNITDGRYVYMRAPVSAENQPLEEFTLMPTHMRTRFGVDELADLTLAEPFSFTKGVRTLRISGRTLLNSYQFGSLLFDLSVDPEQLDPIQDDAVELRMAGLMVDLMRENDAPASQFERLGLPVDGPVTAAHLLVGAQRAMSLQNIEPLPKPEDFAGGGAALLSPVRALLADPVIGAVLHRHLPILGDTEVLQMIGQAGLLDIAAVARGAVPVAKLHAIADELAALTSEVTTSTASRQ, from the coding sequence ATGCGAGCGATCATGGTGATGTTCGACAGCTTGAACAGGCATCTGCTGCCGCCCTACGGCGGTGACTGGACGCACGCTCCGAACTTCGCACGGCTCGCCGAACGCACCGCCACCTTCGACAACTGCTGGGCCGGATCGATGCCGTGTATGCCCGCGCGCCGCGAAATCCACACCGGCAGGCACAATTTCCTGCATCGCAGCTGGGGGCCGCTGGAACCCTTCGACGACTCCATGCCCGAGATGTTGAAGCAGGCGGGCGTCTATACCCATCTGGCCAGCGATCACCCGCACTACTGGGAGGACGGCGGCGCGACCTATCACGGCCGCTACAACAGTTGGGAGTTCTTCCGCGGTCAGGAGGGTGATCCGTGGAAGGGGCAGGTCGCCGATCCGGAGATTCCGGAGGATCTCAAGCGGATGCGGCACACCAGCTATCGGCAGGACTGGGTGAACCGGCAGTACATGGACACCGAGGCCAGGCATCCGCAGACCCTGACCTTCGACGCGGGAATCGAGTTCCTGCAAACGAATTCGGGCCAGGACCGCTGGTTCGTACAGATCGAGACCTTCGATCCGCACGAACCGTTCTACAGCCACAAGCAGTACAAGGACCTGTATCCGCACGACTACGACGGCCCGCATTTCGACTGGCCGGACTACAAGCGGGTGACCGAAACGCCGGAGCAGACCCAGCACGCGCGCTTCGAATACGCCGCGCTGTTGTCGATGTGCGATCACTCGCTGGGCCGCGTCCTGGACCTCATGGATGAGCACGATATGTGGCAGGACACCATGCTGATCGTGAACACCGATCACGGGTTGCTGTTGGGTGAGAAGAGTTGGTGGGGCAAATCGGTGATGCCCTGGTACAACGAACTGGTTCACCTGCCGCTGTTCGTGTGGGATCCCCGGGCCGCCGATGCGGCCGGGCAGCGTCGCGAATCATTGGTGCAGACAATCGATCTGGCGCCGACACTGCTGGAATTCTTCGGGGTCGAGCGCACCGGCGATATGCGAGGCGAGCCGCTGCCGGTCGCCGCGGACACCCACGCCCGGGAGGCCGGGCTGTTCGGGATCCACGGTGGGCACGTCAATATCACAGACGGCCGCTATGTCTATATGCGCGCACCGGTTTCGGCGGAGAATCAGCCGCTCGAGGAATTCACCCTCATGCCGACCCATATGCGTACTCGCTTCGGCGTCGACGAACTCGCCGATCTGACGCTGGCGGAGCCGTTCAGCTTCACCAAAGGTGTTCGGACACTGCGTATCTCCGGTCGTACGCTGTTGAACTCCTATCAGTTCGGCAGCCTGCTGTTCGATCTCTCGGTCGATCCCGAACAACTGGACCCGATCCAGGACGATGCGGTCGAGCTGCGCATGGCCGGGCTGATGGTCGACCTCATGCGCGAGAACGACGCGCCCGCAAGCCAATTCGAGCGCCTCGGACTACCCGTGGACGGACCGGTCACCGCAGCGCACCTGCTGGTGGGTGCGCAGCGCGCGATGTCGCTGCAGAATATCGAGCCGCTACCCAAGCCCGAGGACTTCGCGGGCGGTGGCGCGGCGCTGCTGAGTCCGGTGCGCGCACTGCTCGCCGATCCGGTGATCGGCGCGGTACTGCACCGGCATCTGCCGATTCTGGGCGATACCGAGGTACTGCAGATGATCGGTCAGGCCGGTCTGCTCGATATCGCGGCGGTGGCGCGCGGGGCCGTCCCGGTGGCGAAACTGCATGCGATCGCGGACGAATTGGCCGCTCTCACCAGCGAAGTAACGACATCGACAGCGTCACGGCAATGA
- a CDS encoding Lrp/AsnC family transcriptional regulator produces MQESFTLDELELQLVNAIQLNPRASWNLIGGVLGVDPVTAARRWERLTALGLVWTSVYPGTPWEWDLVGANIYVRCAAGKAGAVAEALRADHRVATIEHITGEGDLSLTVFTPNLAELSSYVLTSLGSIRGVRDCRTHVLTAVYTEGSRWRLRTLDAGQRDRILASRPATEPKSGGPLSEVDQRLYAALELDARAGFTELGAAAGVSTSTARRRVNAMLAGGRIVTRCEVAQPVSGWPISASLWCRVRPADLDRVATQVARLPETRSCSSVTGGRANLLLSVWLRSAADIHRLEASLADQVHDLEILDVALSLRHVKRMGRLLDEHGRAVGVVPMVAPETWSADKS; encoded by the coding sequence ATGCAGGAATCGTTCACTCTCGATGAGCTGGAGCTGCAATTGGTCAATGCGATCCAGCTCAACCCCCGCGCGTCATGGAATCTGATCGGCGGCGTGCTCGGCGTCGATCCGGTCACCGCGGCCCGTCGATGGGAGCGGCTCACCGCGCTCGGCCTGGTGTGGACCTCGGTCTATCCGGGCACCCCGTGGGAGTGGGATCTGGTCGGCGCGAATATCTATGTGCGCTGCGCGGCGGGCAAGGCGGGCGCGGTGGCCGAGGCGCTGCGCGCGGACCATCGGGTGGCCACCATCGAGCACATCACCGGCGAGGGCGATCTGTCGCTCACCGTCTTCACGCCGAACCTGGCGGAATTGTCGTCCTATGTGCTCACCTCGCTGGGTTCCATCCGTGGCGTTCGTGATTGCCGGACCCATGTGCTGACGGCGGTCTACACCGAGGGCAGTCGGTGGCGATTGCGGACCTTGGACGCCGGGCAGCGTGATCGTATTCTCGCCTCGCGACCGGCGACCGAGCCGAAAAGCGGTGGCCCGCTCAGTGAGGTCGACCAAAGGCTCTACGCGGCACTGGAACTCGATGCTCGCGCCGGTTTCACCGAACTGGGCGCCGCGGCCGGTGTCAGCACCTCGACCGCGCGCCGGCGGGTGAACGCCATGCTCGCCGGTGGGCGCATCGTCACCCGCTGCGAGGTGGCGCAGCCGGTATCGGGGTGGCCGATCAGCGCATCACTGTGGTGCCGGGTGCGCCCCGCGGATCTGGATCGGGTCGCCACGCAGGTGGCCCGACTGCCCGAGACTCGTTCGTGTTCCTCGGTGACCGGCGGCCGGGCGAATCTGCTGCTGTCGGTGTGGCTGCGGTCGGCGGCGGATATCCACCGCCTCGAGGCTTCGCTCGCCGATCAGGTCCACGATCTGGAAATACTGGATGTGGCACTGTCCCTGCGGCACGTCAAACGCATGGGCAGACTCCTCGATGAGCACGGCCGTGCCGTCGGGGTGGTTCCGATGGTGGCTCCCGAGACCTGGTCGGCGGATAAATCATAA
- a CDS encoding MFS transporter — MSEPTSTAAPAPGARPEPRGGLPRRELAAATVGGIVESFDWTVYVVFASFFTADLFGSDSLGASIVAYGGFAVGFVARPIGSVCFGRVSDSRGRRFNLLLCMSIISVASIAIALLPTAATIGVWSAVALVALRIVQGLAYGGEGPTVAAYVAETAPRRHRFLFSAISYGGIMIGSMLVFLTVAILNATIGEQALRAGGWRWGFVAGGLLGVLALWIRAYAPESGEFEGDRASDATRSPAIATVFREHRRALLTIFLFTLGGTVTYYFALVYLPKFAAAAGVADTASATSFMTVVLVVVLVAMLIIGALADRFGVLPIMRITFAFNVICVLPVTLAMVRGVLPFELAAIALGLGAAGFSAVGSVLCALLLPAQVRAVGAGLVSTVTVAVFGGTFPMVAEALGAAQLRWVVPVYVFAAALALLAGTRTVTEVRLFTENFQKEPNHVHS, encoded by the coding sequence ATGAGCGAACCAACCAGCACCGCAGCGCCCGCGCCGGGCGCTCGCCCCGAGCCGCGGGGCGGATTGCCGCGCCGCGAACTGGCCGCGGCCACCGTCGGCGGCATTGTCGAGTCGTTCGACTGGACCGTCTATGTGGTCTTCGCATCGTTCTTCACCGCCGATCTCTTCGGCTCCGATTCGCTCGGTGCGAGCATCGTCGCCTATGGCGGTTTCGCGGTCGGCTTCGTGGCCCGCCCGATCGGCAGTGTGTGCTTCGGCCGCGTAAGCGATTCCCGCGGAAGGCGTTTCAACCTGCTGCTGTGCATGTCGATCATCTCGGTGGCGAGTATCGCCATCGCACTGCTGCCCACGGCGGCGACGATCGGCGTCTGGTCGGCGGTGGCGCTGGTCGCACTGCGCATCGTGCAGGGCCTGGCCTACGGCGGTGAGGGTCCGACCGTCGCCGCGTACGTCGCCGAGACCGCACCGCGCCGGCATCGATTCCTGTTCAGCGCGATCTCCTACGGCGGCATCATGATCGGCTCGATGCTGGTCTTCCTCACCGTCGCGATCTTGAACGCGACGATCGGCGAGCAGGCGCTGCGGGCGGGCGGCTGGCGGTGGGGTTTCGTCGCCGGTGGGCTGCTCGGCGTGCTGGCCCTGTGGATTCGGGCCTACGCACCGGAGAGCGGCGAGTTCGAGGGCGACCGCGCGAGCGATGCGACACGCTCACCGGCGATCGCCACGGTGTTCCGCGAGCATCGCCGAGCGCTGCTGACGATCTTCCTGTTCACCCTCGGCGGCACCGTGACCTATTACTTCGCACTGGTCTATCTGCCGAAGTTCGCCGCGGCGGCGGGTGTGGCCGATACCGCGTCGGCGACCTCGTTCATGACCGTCGTACTCGTGGTCGTACTGGTCGCCATGCTGATCATCGGAGCGCTCGCGGACCGCTTCGGTGTGCTGCCGATCATGCGAATCACCTTCGCGTTCAACGTGATCTGCGTACTGCCGGTCACGCTGGCGATGGTCCGGGGCGTACTCCCGTTCGAGCTCGCGGCGATCGCGCTCGGGCTCGGCGCGGCCGGTTTCTCCGCGGTCGGCAGTGTGCTGTGCGCACTGCTGCTGCCCGCGCAGGTGCGTGCGGTCGGCGCGGGTCTGGTGTCCACGGTGACGGTGGCCGTCTTCGGCGGCACGTTCCCGATGGTCGCCGAAGCGCTCGGGGCCGCACAGCTGC